In the genome of Mercurialis annua linkage group LG8, ddMerAnnu1.2, whole genome shotgun sequence, the window AAAGGAATACACATTCAATGTTTATAGATGGTGAAAGAACTTGATGAGGAATTTAAATGCAGGATTGAAAGTAAAGAATCACATGAAAAAGACAATGAGAATAAATTCAAAAGAAGTAAAGAATGTTTACCTATACTGGGGAGGAAGTTATACTGTCCGCGCTAGATCCCGAATTAGAATCCCAGTGTTTACCgtctcaaaaaaaatatttgctgcACGAAAACCTATCGAGTGCTACATTTCGGGGTCTCATTTCCGTTTTTAGAAATACTTCTAAGACTCTGAAATTTTATATCTATTACATATTCTTGTAAAATATATCATTTCATCATCTTCTATTTCAACATTCAGCCTTTtcatttccgtgcaacatacctcattataataatattacaagAAAGCAGCACATCGGAGGGAAAAGTTGCACACATATTATAGATTCAATCAGTTTTACATTCTCAGTGTTACTCCATTCTTAGAATTGAATATACATTACATTtggaaacaaagaaaaatgaaaCCTTAGAGATCTTTTCCATGACAAAACTTTACCGAACAAGGAGCTTGAGTTGAATCAATTCTCAGAAGCTGACTGGAATATGAAAACAGCTGTTAAGACTCCCACCAATCCCGTTACTGCCAAGGCTACTGTTGGCAAGGGGGATGTAAGCCCAAAATTCTGCAAACCGAAAAATAAACAGTGCCAATTCAAATCAATAACTAGCTTTTAGCCTGAGGTGCAAGGTAGAAAGTGAATAGTAAGTTTTATGTTTCAAAGGCCAATTAAGCAAATTACCCTATTCCATGTATCAAAGGATTTCGAAAGAGTTTGTAACATTGCATccatgacaaaaaaaaaacaagactaATTCCTACGAGCATGCTTTGAATATGATAGTTTGTACCAACAAATTGTTAGAATGCCATACCTCCAAAAGTCCCTTCCCGGTGGCTACTTCTACACTGATAGCTGCGGCAAAGCCAATCATTGCAAATCGCCCAAGCCATACATCTAAACCGTTGCCTTGGGTGCTTTGCTCGCTTCTAACTGAAACCAATGTTGCATTGCTTGCACGTCTTGTCTGGTGAGAAGTTCTTGATGTCACTAGAAACCAAACATAACTATTAGCTTTCTGCTTATTACACATCATGATAGAGCATTGAGTGGTCCTTTAGTTGCAAAGAAGATAAAAGAGCTCTTTGAAATTAGAATTCAAAAGTAGGCGTATGATTTCAAGCAGTTTAACAACACTGTTTTCGATTTCAACTTCTTGGCAAGAAAGATCACCGCCACCGCGAGAATCAGACAAAAGAAATCTTTTACAATTACATAGACATGAGCAACACTGAGTTCATTCAATCAAAAGTCAGTTACTGATTTAATTTCCTTCATTCTTTAgtgtttctttcttttatttaccACCAGCCTACTGCTGGCatataaaacaaaattgaacTAGGAGTGAGAAAACGACGGCCAGTTCGGTTGAGCTAAAACTGAATAAATCAAATTACTTTATCTCTGACcgaattataatttttaccGAATTCAATTTGACTCAACTAACCGAAATCTTAAAActacaaaccaaaccaaccgAATTAGTCGATTAatttggttaaaccaataaaaatataaagaacaaaattaaaataaatatacaatCTTCAGTTAATTCGGTTAATTGGGCTaacataattttcaaataacCGTAACCGGAACAAATATTTTACTGACATAATCGAGTTAATCGTACCGACTGAATTAACTAAAACTTTTAACCAAATTTAACTACATCAATTAAACTGACCATTTGCACACCCCTACATTGTACACAAAGTGAAGTAAAATCCTTTAGCAGACAATAAAACATCCCAAATATGAGACTCATGACCAGATAAACTTAACTACAATGCACAAATTTTAACTCTCCTCCTAATTCGAGCCACTTTGTGCTTATCTAGGTCGCACAAACACTTCCTTCAATCAATGTTTCCCATTCCGGAAACGTGTCAAACACATGACGTTTCAAACACCTAACATCATTTTTTACatagaaaactttaaaataacacCATTTCTCCGTGTCCATATCCAAGTGTCCCGTTTCCATGTCCGTGTATGTGCTACCTAGGAGCTAATTGTACTAAAGTAAAGCCTGTCTAACTTCCCTTCACATCATTATCTCCAAATTCAAACAATCAACTTTAATTTAACTAAACCCATCAGAATTTATTCAgctaaaaattcattaaaacaACAATGCATAATCAAGAAGAGCAGAGAAAATTCAGTATCTTACAAATCAGAGGCAAGCCAGTAGCAAACGTTGTCTTAATTGGAGCTAACCTCGAACCGGGTAGTCGAAAAACAGCATGAGTTCTTGATGAACTAACACTGCAAGAATctgaaacaatataaaaatcattaatttcttCAAGAGCACATCACATAAATAAAATCCAAGAAAACTTTGAAATATAgcaaaatatatgaaaatacgaGCGATTGAGAGGCAAAGAGAAgctgagacttgagatgctacggCCATGACTTGTGAGAGACAGCaacagataattttttttggtggAGTTTCACTTGCTAACTGTAGtctgatattttgatattttatccTCTTAATTGGAGGTTGAAGATGACCAGAGAATTGAGAGAGTGTCAATCTGACACGTGGCATGTTTTTTTACTGTAAAATGGTGTCTAAACTTttctaaattttctttttagtaCCTAAACGcttattatttttacattaatatttcaactttttagaagaatggttgattataaatatatttatatctgtTATatgaaattgtaattttatcacgttcttttaaaatttactgttgtatttttaaatatcttatCACCATTTCAACATAATTTTAGCTAACGTGATGGATAGAATtgcaattttatataaaaattgtaaatttatatGCATtcaattctcaaaaaaaatatcaaattgttaatCATTTTTACCATTAAA includes:
- the LOC126660479 gene encoding stress enhanced protein 1, chloroplastic → MPRVRLTLSQFSGHLQPPIKRIKYQNIRLQLASETPPKKIICCCLSQVMAVASQVSASLCLSIAHSCSVSSSRTHAVFRLPGSRLAPIKTTFATGLPLILTSRTSHQTRRASNATLVSVRSEQSTQGNGLDVWLGRFAMIGFAAAISVEVATGKGLLENFGLTSPLPTVALAVTGLVGVLTAVFIFQSASEN